Part of the Panicum virgatum strain AP13 chromosome 4N, P.virgatum_v5, whole genome shotgun sequence genome is shown below.
CTGGAGCCCAAGACTTCCACAATCGCCTCCAAGGTTCAAACGTAGTGGACCCAAAAAAGAAGTCACGGTAGGCCGATTTAGTGGAGAAAGAACCTGAAGAATCAAGCTTCCAGTGGTGAGCATCTTCCATGGCATTAAGTGCAAAGCCCGAAATTAAATCCCAGAGCTGcaagtactcagcaagcccaTGCCAACCAAGAGGCCCTTTTATGTCAGATACCCAAGTTAGCTCATGGAGGGCTTCTGCCACAGTCCTTGTTCTTCTCACTTTTGGGGGGACACATTTGAGAACATTGGGTGCCAAATTTTCTAATTTCTGTCCATGCAGCCAGCGGTCAGACCAGAATAAGGTGTTCTCACCATTGCCAACAATGGTGACGACTGAAATAGCAAACAAAGCAGAAGCATTCAAGTGGACCGGGATTTCCAGGCCGGCCCAAGGACgatcttgttttgttttttcaatccaaagcCACCTCATTTGTAATGCCCATCCCATGACCTCGAGGTTGTGGATACCGAGACCTCCTAGCTCAAATGGTCGCATGACCTTTTCCCAAGCTACTAAACAGCAGCCACCATTGACATTTTTTCTCCCTTTCCATAAAAAACTCCTTATTTTGTCAATAGCCTTGATGAACCACTTAGGAACTTTCAGCGCTACCAGCAAGTAGATTGGGATTGCTGTGAGAACAAAATGTACCAGGACAGCGCGACCAGATAGACTAATGAGTGAAGCCTTCCATCCTGGCAGTTTGTTGCCAATTTTCTCAATCCATGCCATCAGATCACATTTTCTTAGTTTTCTGTCCGAAATGGGCAGTCCTAAATAAGTGGAAGGGAAAGCTACAGTAGTGCATTGCAAGGTATCATTTACCACTTCAGCAATATTATTATCACATTGGATGGGGATCACACTACTCTTGTGGAGATTGGTGTGTAGACCTGAAGCTTCACCAAAAATCTGCAGTAGGGATTTTGTAAGCTGAAGATCTGCTTCCTCTGGGCGAATAAAAAGAGCCACATCATCTGCATAGAGAGATAGTCTTTGTCCCGTGGAATGAAGAGGTCTCAGCAGGCCTTCCCTGTTTGCCTGAGAAAATAAGCTGTTCAAAACATCCATGACCAATATAAATAGCATGGGAGAAAGAGGATCTCCCTGCCTGAGACCACGCTGATGATAGATGTAATCCCCTGGCTCGCCATTTAGAATAATCTGGGTGGAGGCAGACTTAAGGAGATTGGCAATGAGTGTACACCAAGAAGGCCCAAAACCCAAGTGAAAGAATTTCCAACAAAAACGTCCAAGCAACTAAATCAAAGGCTTTAGAGATATCCAATTTCAGGAAAAGACTTGCAACTTTGCGGCGGTGTAGTACCTTGATGGTTTGTTGCACAAGCATAAAGTTGTCATGGATACATCGACCTCTAATGAAAGCACTTTGATTAGAAGCCACCATGCTGTCAAGAAGCGGAGCAAGTCTGTTTGCCATCATTTTTGTGACCAGCTTAGCAAAACTATGTACCAGGCTCATTTCTCATGGGTGCCACTTGCAACTTGTACACAGGTTGGCGCGGAGGTGATCGCGGAGTacacggtggcggcgctgcggcgcacGGTGCCGCCGGCGGTGCCCGGGGTGGTGTTCCTGTCGGGCGGGcagagcgaggaggaggcgacgcAGAACCTGAACGCCATGAACAAGCtggaggtgctcaagccctggtcgctctccttctccttcggcCGCGCGCTGCAGCAGAGCACCCTCAAGAAGTGGCTCGGCAAGAAGGAGaacgtcgccgccgcgcaggccgccttCGTCGCTCGGTGCAAGGCCAACTCCGAGGCCACGCTCGGCAAGTacgccggctccggcgccggggacgccgccgcctccgagagCTTGTACGTCAAGGGGTACAAGTACTAGCCGCTGCCACGCCGGTGGCCTCGGCCTGGGACCCAATAATCCTTGTGGTCCACGTGGCAGCGTTTGGACCATGTCAAGATTCGTGCGGATATATGTGCTTCACTTGTCTAGTTGTGTTGTGTACTAAACTGTCTCTTCCCTCCAGCATCTAGTTAACCAAAACACCGTCCCAAAATGTTGATTTGTTTGCAGTTTGCATGTACACTGATACTAGTATTACTGAAGATACAGGTGTAATACATGGATGTTACTGAAGCTTTGATTCATGGGGTCTTTGCATACAGCATATTTCAGAGCTCAGAAACGACACtatatttgcttcacaagattCATATCTAATCCAGAAATTTTCAGGTGTTCCAACTTATTTACTAAGAGATGTGAAGGGAAAGAAAGGGTTGAAAACATGTACATTATTTGGTGCTGCGATCTTTTCTACAGTAAACACTGTAGCTAAACTACATATTGTGCACTACTGGGGCAGTGACATCACCACTATCTACATTAAGCCTTCTTATTATGCAGAAAGACTAACACACCAATTACAATCTGATGAAGCACTCTGGTTCTGAACAATTTTGCGCGGTAGTCTCTTCCAATATGTGCCATTCCATAGGCTTCCGATCAGTACAGCCTGATCCTTGTAGTTATTTTCTGCTGGCATAGAGGGCAGCGCTCCAAAATTTTCCCGCATTCATAGCAAGTCTGCAAACACATGTATGTTAGCAGCCTAGAATGCAGAACAGGAATTGTGCAGCGAAAACGTTGAGTCCAGTCAGCTAAAAGTTTCCCGCACCTGATGTCCACAGCCAAATGCAAGGTCCTTCGATTTATACATGCAAATGGGGCACAGCTGCAGGTAATAAGTGTCAAGCTCTTAGTTTGTAGGGCAGAGAGAATAGTTTTAGCACATATTTCGTCAGCAGATAGAAACCCAAACATGGAATACCCTTTGCTCCAGGATTTGAAAGTCATCAATATGACCACAAGATGCAAATATATGTGTCCAAGTACAACAGCAAAGCTTGACTACTATGGTTTCCAGATCAAATGGAACATAAGAAGGTACAAGTGAAACTGAGAAATAGTCAAATCAGTCTAGGTTTATAAGGGAAGTTAAAGAAACAAAATGCAAGGGTTGAATATCAATAAGCCTAATAACATGTGAATGCACTGGTAAAATCAAATTTCCAGTGATTCAGTTTAACTTTGGATTTGGGCATGAAATGACCGGGCATGGTGAAAATAAGAAAGATATACGTACCAATCTGTCCTCTAAAGCACTTTCTGCTGCATAAGTGTCAGGTCTCCTTGTGGCGGCAGGCTGCTGCTGCGGTTTGGAGCTCTCAGAACGTTGCTGAAAGCCACTTGTTTGTTGGTCAAAGCTACTAGATCGTGAATAAACACCAGATTGCTGACTGAAGCTAGTTGACCGCGAATAAGCATTCCTTGTTGGTGGCGGCAGAGCAACTCTTGGAGTTATTCTGTGTCGGCGTCTGAAATAGTAGAAAAAATTAAGAAAGTGGTCAATTGGCACATCATTTCTCAAAGCTCAAGTTGTAGTTCTAACTGACCCAGAATAGCATTATTAATCATAGTAGATACCCTAAGAGTTGAAGATCAAGTGTTGCTTTGTACTGTTCAGGAATTTCCATCAGTGCTGACAATGCAAACTCTGCCTCCTTTCTCTCAGCAGCTATGCTCTTTGACATAATCTCCGTGAAATTCACAAACTGCATAAAATAAACTTCCATACCTATGTTATTTCGAACCAGATTATTCAGTTGAATACTAGACATAATCTGTAGGACAATCACCTGGAAATTGTCAAATGAGCGAGCAGGTATATTGTCATCAAACTGGTGCATCATATCCCATGGTCCATCACCAACCCCGACAAGAACAATTGACAGAGGGAACTGGCTGGAATATTTTTTGAAGGAGAGAGATTATTCTGTGTTTACTTTATTGAAACATTAGATTCAGCAAAACATGAAGGTATTACTTATTTACTTCGAAAACCTCTGTCAGATAGAGTACCTTGCTTTTACTATTGCGTCAATTGTATCTCGCTCCTGCGGACTTAGTTGTCCATATTGTGTATCAACACTTCGGGTTACCTATAACCAGAAGTTTTATCCATGTGAAAAAAGTGTACACAAACAAAAGCTCTACTAGAGAAAAGCTTTGCTAACAAACATTTAATGTTCAGAAAGAACAGGTGACTTAAACAAAGGCAAAAATTTGATAATATGTTCGCCAACCTGTCCATCAGCAATTATCAGAAGAACATGGTATTGGCCACCAGTGCTGTCAACAATTCCAACTGCTGTCTCAATTATCGGAGCGAAAGATGTTGGCCCTGTTAGAAAATAACTATGAATATTTTATTATGCACTTCTTTCCCTGATAAACTACTAAAATCTTAGTTTCCATGCTTTAGTACTATTAAAAAAAAAGCTAGATCAACCTAGGAGGAAATAGGCGgctttgtattaagaagaactAACCAAATAGTCACCCAAATTTGCCTTGACAAGGACTAAATTTGGGTGGTCTGGGCATACATCCACACCCTCATCCAACTGATCTAGACTCAGTTCCTATTTAAGTAcaccctccgttccaaattatagattgTTTTGGCTTATTCTAGAGACACAACTTTTACTATGCATCTAGCCATAGCGTATATCAAGATCCATAGAAAAACTTACATATCTAGACaagccaaaacgacctataatttgggaTGGATGAAGTACCATTTAATAAACAGCTAGTTATAAAATGATGTGAAATAGCAAATTCTACTTAGTTTTTCTCCTTTATGAAAGAAAGAACTACTTTCTTcagaacaaaagaaagaaagaaaatgtaTACATTAAATCTTTACTGAACGAACCAGCTAATCGAAGAGTTGGAACAATTTCTCTGTATCTTTCTAGCACCTCTTCAAAACCGTTGCATGGACGGTTCTCTGGGTAAAAGCTGA
Proteins encoded:
- the LOC120669705 gene encoding E3 ubiquitin-protein ligase RGLG2-like, which translates into the protein MGQKDSKPSYSYSYDHGNTSSGYTSRYAGNPSSSYSARYAPSSENNVQPETHARLQRKYSRIGDDYRSLSQVTEALAQAGLESSNLIVGIDFTKSNEWTGKMSFNRRCLHDIGSTPNPYEQAISIIGRTLSAFDEDNLIPCFGFGDASTHDQEVFSFYPENRPCNGFEEVLERYREIVPTLRLAGPTSFAPIIETAVGIVDSTGGQYHVLLIIADGQVTRSVDTQYGQLSPQERDTIDAIVKASQFPLSIVLVGVGDGPWDMMHQFDDNIPARSFDNFQFVNFTEIMSKSIAAERKEAEFALSALMEIPEQYKATLDLQLLGRRHRITPRVALPPPTRNAYSRSTSFSQQSGVYSRSSSFDQQTSGFQQRSESSKPQQQPAATRRPDTYAAESALEDRLLCPICMYKSKDLAFGCGHQTCYECGKILERCPLCQQKITTRIRLY